Within the Solibacillus silvestris genome, the region ACGTCCTTCTGCAAATTCGTGAACGTCAAACCCTTGTCCAATTCGAAACATATCGTTGCTAGCCTACAAAGTAAACTAGCCTTCACCTTCTTTCTGGTAATCTCATTATCATTAGTATAATCAACTTGTCCGAAAAAAGCCTCGCAAACCTATTTTCTTTTCAAGGTATCTTCTATTTTCGTTGTTTTAAAATAGCTTCCCCAAAAATCAGATCTTCCTGCGTTGTCATTTTTACATTTTCATAACTGCATTCCACAATATGAATATCATGTCCTAAACGCTCCACGAGCATCGCTTCATCCGTTCCTAAAAAACCCACCTTTTCAGCTACATCCTCAGCTTCTGCCAGTAAATCATAACGGAACGCTTGTGGTGTTTGAACCATCCATAAAGACTCCCGGTCAACGGTTTCTTTAATAAGACCATTATGGACGACCTTCATCGTATCCTTCGCACGAACTCCTGCAATAGCCGCTCCTTTTTCATAAGCGACTTTTGCAAGTTCGGTAATTTTCGGAATAGTAATAAAAGGTCTTGCAGCATCATGAACAAGGACAACATCCACTGCACTCATTTCTTTTATGCATGAATGCACTGAATGTTGGCGTTCTTCACCACCTGTCGGCAGGCCTTTTACTTTTGTAATATTATGTTTTTCGATGAGCGCCTGGATAAATGGCCGTTCCTCATCTTTTACGGCAAGCCAAATTCCTGTACAATTTTCATCACGTTCAAAAACAAGAAGTGTATGAACTAAAATCGGTTTATCCGCTAAGTTTAAAAATAATTTATTTTGCCCGGCACCCATGCGCTTTCCACTTCCTGCTGCCGGCAAAACGACTTCATAACGCAAAATGCTTCACATCCTAATCCTCTTTTGGCTTGGCGAAAATCATACGCCCTGCTGATGTTTGAAGTACGCTCGTTACCGTCACTGTAATCGCCTGGCCAATATAGCTTCGGCCGCCCTCTACTACAATCATTGTACCGTCATCTAAATAGGCCACACCTTGATTGTGTTCTTTCCCGTCTTTAATGACTACGACTTGCATATCTTCACCCGGAATTACGACCGGTTTCACCGCATTTGCCAAAT harbors:
- a CDS encoding 2-C-methyl-D-erythritol 4-phosphate cytidylyltransferase — its product is MRYEVVLPAAGSGKRMGAGQNKLFLNLADKPILVHTLLVFERDENCTGIWLAVKDEERPFIQALIEKHNITKVKGLPTGGEERQHSVHSCIKEMSAVDVVLVHDAARPFITIPKITELAKVAYEKGAAIAGVRAKDTMKVVHNGLIKETVDRESLWMVQTPQAFRYDLLAEAEDVAEKVGFLGTDEAMLVERLGHDIHIVECSYENVKMTTQEDLIFGEAILKQRK